gccaacagtctcccccagcgcggttaacacagccttgaaggtaatgttgccctgcaaggtcactttcaccccatgtatatgccccaacgactcatggcccttagtcacggagactgccgattgtacggcagctgcataattcttaggggccgccatctttagggcgtggagcaaaacaaaacgtctcagtattttataagtcaaagcagtctttctgctattgctgcacctccacgcatttgcagcaatttaaagtcttgtgaaggctttcctggcaaagcaacagaagcagtctcctcctgataagatagggaaaagtccgtgccaatcctcccgtcgtagaaaatggaacttccggaggcttcttccccaggtctcggtcgccctcccggcttcaacgaaaatccaatgcactgttgccgtacttacccggcacacctggaccgggcaaagtcggtgtgggagggagctttccgatgctacagaccacaaacaccgctctagactcagctcccaccagttcaagtgcaacttggccttccgccagccactgctgctcctacgactttcagaaaacacgaacaaatcctccccaattagaggactctttcaacaaagagagtctctgctttccccgTGTTTACTCCTCTTCCACGTTGTCACACACCTTCGTTCTTTTGCTatccttggtgtgacaacctcactgtaggtcttgtccaTGAAACTCTTAGTTTCcaggatgatcctgaggtcatccagctgctgctccagttccctaacgctatccttcaggagctgcacctggacacaatttctgcaggtgtagttgtcagaggcaccagcggtgtccctgacTTCACACATCCTGCAAGAGAGACACTGTAACAATTTGCCTGCCATTACTTCAGTGGAttcaagtgtagcctccttgcctcagcctcctcgccgaagactcttgagccaGAGACTCGCACTTCCCCTCAACAGGCCACTCCCCGAGACCTGAACTTAATTTTATCTAATCAAGTCATCTATCCATGCAACTAATTAGGATGTCTCAGCCAATCCACTCCCTCGCTGGTctggttgctgctcctctgcgacCTTCAAGGTAATTGCCCCGGgctgactcttgactcttttttTAAACCTCCCGAAGTATACTCCCCTCGGAGAAAGCCTTCCTTCAGCCAATCCACTCACTCGCTGGTCTGGCTGCTGCTCCTCCACGACATACAAGGTCATTCTAATCAATTCCTTGGACCAACTCCATGTGTCCTCCCATCTTATTTCCCAGTCATATTGTCATCCGATGTTCATTTATTTCTCATTCCCTCCCTTTCAAAACTCTTAGCGTGTGCAATCCACAACTGGGATCGGAATTGGGCATTGTAAAGTTTCCAGGGTGAACACAGGCGGACCTGGaacgtgggtgaggggggggagaacaaaggagggactaacgtgggatactttgtaactttgtcagcgccctttactgtgacttgtctcatgtgataataaactatgaattaattcattcattccgtTCATTTTCACAATGCATAAATGTTACTTCAGGGAACAGGGAATTTAACAATTCTATTTTTTATTGCAGTTTGCGGTAAAATGTTACACAATGTATTCAAGATATAGATGGAAGCATGCTGGTTATCTAAGCCAATTAATTGAGCATCATAGTTAGCAAAGCAAAGTGAAGTAGCACACTGATTCTCAATACAGCTCTTCATCGGTCATATTGTAAGCCTGAATGGCAATAATTTTCCAAATCCAACAAAGGTATTTATCAGAAACGAAAGTATAAACTCCAGGCTTTTTGGGATctgcacataataataataataataatgcattacatttatatagcgcttttctaacactcaaagacgctttacaaggtttactaaaacataaaagaaaataaatagataaatgagtaaacgaagagaaaaggaaaaagaaggtgaggtaacagtcagtgattgaaggcagtgctgaaaaaataagacttcagtgatgttttgaatgtggtgagtgaggaggagtctctgatggtttggggtagtgagttcttgagtgtgggagaagcaatggagaaagccctgtccccccaggatctgagtttggtccggatggggggggacagagagagggtggagagtgcCAAAGGACACAATCCCCCTGTACTTTCCGTTGCAAACCAAAGGACCTCCTGAATCGTCCTGGAAGAGAAAACAATAAAGGTAACAATTCAGTAGAATTAGATAAAATAATACATCACCAACTTTCAATCTGACAACACATCACAATGTTATATTTATTACCCATGCCCAGCTGGTTTGAGCAGACAGTAATTTCACAACTTGGAGCATATATAATGTGCCTAATCAAATTCACAAAGAGTCTTTAAGTGGAACAGTTTTCTTGAGAGAATAGTAATGTtcagctatttaaaaaaaaaacatttacaaaaacAAGCTACAATAATGCCAGGCTAAGGCCATTGTGAGGATGGATGGAATGTGTCAATCTGTAGAAGGCACCAGTGAACCATTGGGGCTTTTGCACACACTCCCATGGCTTTATGGCCATTTTACTAATAACAATGCTACACAGCACACTCACCTTGCACGAATCTCCTCGGCCTTCACTGTCACCAGCACAGATCATGTTAGGGGTCACTTCAGGTTGGTGATTGTAATAGTCCTTGCTGTTGCATGTATTACGATCTATTACTTCTACTGTCACCTCTTGAAGTGTGTCAGAGTTATCAAATAAACCTGTTGCTCCCCATCCTGCCACTATGCAGGATGTTCCAGCATCCAGATCTTTGACCATTCCTCCGGGTAGTTTGAGCACTTTCACATAATTGTTGATCATTGCATTATTCTCCAGCTGTGATACAATAACAATTTATTCTCATTCATCAAAGAGTGAAGAATATCTTAAACTATTGCGTTATTCAAAAGAGGTTCGTTAGTTTCCCTATTTAAGTACTTCATTTGCTGAAGTTCTGTCCTTTGCAGaatgaaatgtttatttttcattttttcagATGATCAGAGACAAGAAAAATTGACCATAAAATGTAATTTCAATTACCCTTCAGGTGATATATGAAAATAttggtgaggctgatgttcataAAGCCCTACGCTACTGTTGCGGatgatcgatcgatcgattgattgagtgagtgagtgagtgtgagtgaaagGTTCAGCGGCAAAATgctcttcagctcaccaagtccacatggATCGCCGATTAACACTAATTTAACCCACTTTCAcagccattccctacacacttggggcaatttacagagaccaattaacttacaaatgcaCACATCTTTGGGAATGGGGGGAAAACAAAGTATGggttggtggcatggtggcacagaggtagagctactgccctactgcatcagagacctgggtttgatcgtgactatgggtacttgtctgtacggagtttgtacattctccccgtgagaaATAATATAGTTTGAATGTCATTAAAGTGGAACATATTGCAGACAGAATGGTAAAGCTGTCAACAATGAATTTAGTTGTCATGTCATTTGTTTTCTATGAAAAGCTGTGGagtcaaatcaatggatatttttgtggcagagatagatagattcttgattgtatGGGTGTCcagagtcatggggagaaggcaggggaatggggttaggagggaaagatagatcagccatgattgaatggtggaataaatttaatgggctgaatgatctaattctgctcctatcacttatgacctgatgatcttAAATATACTCATAATCTCGCTATGTGTTGCTTTGCTTTTCTTTAGGTTATTTGCTCAAATAGCATTTTGTTTGCCACCATTTTGTTTGCTGCCGTTTTGTTTGCCaccattttgtttgcattttgagcTGCTGAGTAACTGATTTCATGGGTCTTGTTATTAAGTAACAAGTTAAAAACGAGTTATTTTCCATCAAATGAATTTAATTCAAATAAACATGGCTGGCTGTTTTGTATCATTTTACTTTCCAGTGTCTTCAGTGAACTGTACAATAAGGCAGAGTAAAACAAGTGAGTGATACAATATGTTCCTTTCTTCTCTGGGTGGCTTGCTTAAAAATGACCCCTCATATTCCTGCTGGGATGCTGCTGAGGCTGAATGCAGATTGATTGTTGGCAAAAAATTGGATATTATAGAGATTATTATTACAAAGTTGATCTCAGCTCTCTGGAACACTCCTGCAGCTGGAAAGTGGAGGTGTTTTCTTGCAATACAGATAAGAAGAAGGATATGTAATTCAGAACATTTCTTGATCTCATTTGAACATCAGGAAATGTTGATGCTGAAATTTTCTTCATGAACTTCTATCTAATCAATTCTTTAATTCCAAATGTTAAGTTTCCTTAACTTAAAAGGGGACATTTCCTCATCAGTTCAGTGCACCATCTGACCAAGGAGGCTCCAAACTCACACAGAGACATCTGATCTCATCTGTGACTAATACACGATTCTTTTACACAGAAAATGGTGGGTGTCTGAAATATGttgcaaggggtggtggtggatgcagattgcTAGTGGTgtttttagacagacacatggatatacaggggctggagggatatggagcatgtgCAGTTAAAAAGGTTTAGTTTAAGTAGGTACCATGTACGGCACGGACATTACCA
This region of Rhinoraja longicauda isolate Sanriku21f chromosome 1, sRhiLon1.1, whole genome shotgun sequence genomic DNA includes:
- the LOC144592309 gene encoding granzyme K-like, coding for MKRLYNLHVLLIIIFLSPSYHGDEIFGGHDAVRHSRPYMASFQKFMGEGYIHHCGGALINPKWVLTAAHCESNDGRQKSQVVLGAHSFSQNESSKQIFHIKRQIPHPKFSGETMENDIMLLELENNAMINNYVKVLKLPGGMVKDLDAGTSCIVAGWGATGLFDNSDTLQEVTVEVIDRNTCNSKDYYNHQPEVTPNMICAGDSEGRGDSCKDDSGGPLVCNGKYRGIVSFGTLCADPKKPGVYTFVSDKYLCWIWKIIAIQAYNMTDEELY